Below is a genomic region from Cyanobacterium sp. T60_A2020_053.
GGGTTAATCGTAAGCCAAATTTTGAACCAATCCAACCGCCAAAGAAGTTGGTAACAACGCCAAAAACTTCGTAAAAGAGGAAAAGAAAGGCGATTTCGATGGGAGTATAGCCAAGTTGGTTGAATCGCAATAATACTATCATTCTCAGCGCCCCATCCGTAATGGTATAACCCCAGTAGGCTGCGGTTACTAGGCAATAGTTTCTAATATTTTTATCCATTTTTTTTGCTGATGTATTGTTTGTTGTCAATAATCAATTACCCTCACCCCCAACCCCTCTCCCATAGGAGAGGGGAGAAAGAAGTAGGTTGGGTTGAGTTTATGAAACCCAACACCAATAACGAAAGAAGTAGGTTGGGTTGAGTTTACGAAACCCAACAAGAAAAAGAGGGGGAAGGGCGAAATTATAAAGATGAGGCGATTTTGGCGACTAATTCCACAAGACGATTAGAATAACCCCATTCGTTGTCATACCAAGCCAGAATTTTTACTTGTGTCTCGTCAATTACCATGGTGGAAAGTGCATCCACAATACTCGAACGGGGATCGTCTTTGTAGTCCACAGATACTAATGGTAATTCTTCATAACCTAAAATATCTTTGAGGGGTTCTTTATTTGATGCTTCTTTGAGCATTTTATTGACTTCCTCTACGGTTGTGGGACGATTTACCTCAAAAACGCAGTCCGTTAACGAAGCGTTTAATAAAGGTACTCTGACCGCTAATCCGTTAATTTTTCCTTTCAGTTCAGGGTAAATCATAGCGATGGCGGTGGCTGATCCTGTGGTGGTAGGCACGAGGGATTCTAGGCATGATCTTGCTCTTCTTAAATCCTTATGAGGTGCATCGACGACAATTTGAGTATTTGTCACATCGTGAATAGTGGTGATGGCACCGTGTTTGATGCCCAGCCCTTCTTGAATGACTTTGACGATGGGCGCTAGGCAGTTGGTGGTACAAGAGGCAGCCGTTAAGATATGATCTTTGTCAGGATCGTATAAGTGATCATTTACTCCCACAACGACATTAAAAGCGTTTTCTTTGACGGGCGCTGCTACTACTACTTTTTTGACACCACAATCAAAGTAGGGGTTAAGGGTTTCGGGAGTGCGGAATTTTCCTGAACTCTCAATAACGATGTCCACGCCGTAGTCTGCCCATGGCACTTCTTGGGGGGTAGAAAATTCACTGTAGGTGATTTCTTGACCTTCTATGGTCATTTTTTCACCCTCTACGTCAATTTTTCGATCCCATTTCCCATGCACGGAGTCATAGGTGAGGAGATGGGCGCCCGTCACCGCACCACCTTTTATCTCGTTGATATGCACAAATTCTATGGCTGGATTTCCCCAACCAGCGCGCATCGCCAGTCTTCCTATCCTACCGAATCCATTAATTCCTACTCTAATCGCCATAAATTTTTTATATACCAATTTTCCTTGTTTTATTCTGGTTTTAATATATCAAGAAAAGTCAGGAACTTGGTTAAGTATAGATTAAGAAAACTTAGTAATTGATAAAAGGGCAAAGGGCAAAGTTTTTTAAAGGGCAAAGGAAATTAATAATTAATTAGGATTTGCTGAATAAATCAAAAACCTTGTCAAATAAAGGTTTAAAGTCTATTTTACATAACAAAAAGTGTCATAAATTGACTTTTTTCTCTAAAAATACTGTATTTTTTCATCCCCATCAAGAATTATTGATACAAGTGAGCAATTTATGAAAAATAACTATTTGGCTTAACTCTTTAATTGATAAGCATTTCACCTGAAACCTGACACCCGACACCTGACACCTCCCCTCACTAAAATACTTTTTCAGCACCCCCTAATTATTTGTTATAGAAAACTTTTTATTTGAGCAATTTTTTCTCTAATTTGACCACTACTTAAAAGGCTTTTACTTAAATCAATCCCTGTGGCTAAATCCTTTGTTAAAGCAGAGTGCCAAAGATAAAAAGCACCATTCCAGATAGCACTATCAAAAAGAGATGATTTTTCTCCATTAATTAACTTAGTTAATTCTTGGTAATATTCTGCGTCACTCCCTAGAGAAACATCATGATGACTGAGGTTAAATTCATGGGAATTAAGTTTCAAATATTGATAATTGTCTTCACTATTAACCCCGATAATAGTAGTTTGGGATAATTTTAAATCTCCACTTCCTTCTAATCCTTTAATCATGGTAAAACTTTTTATTCCTCTCAATTCCAGCGCCCTCCGCACCATATTTTCTGTGGGGGGATGCACATAACCAGCGATTAATTTCGTGTTGCCAAGATAAGGTTGCCAAATTAATTCTAAAGTAGCGAGGGGAGGGCGCTTACCGATTTCATCCCGATATTTTACTAAACTATGGGCAAGGGGGAAATGAGTGGGTAAATAAAGAAATCCTAAATTAGTTTGATTCAGTAAATCTTCAATTTGAGTGAGAGATAATAGGGTAAAATCAATGCCTAAATATTGCCATATTTCCGCCAATGTTATACCATATTTAGTGGGCATCCTTGCACCACCGTGCATTAAAACTGGTACGTCACAACAGGCTAACATTAAAGCGGTAATAGGAGAGATAGGGGCGCTACGACTGCGCCCATCGTAAGGTATGCCTAAAATTGTCAAAGGCTGATTGGTAGCAGTAAGAGGGGATAATTTTGAGCCTAAATCCATGTAGGCATCCAACATTCCTGCCAATTCTTCCCCCGTGGGGCGCTTGATGCGGTGCGCAATCAAAAAAGCGCCAATTTGTGCGGGGGTGGCAATACCCCGTAACATCATTTCTGTAGCTTCATAGGCTTCCTCTCTAGTTAAGTCTTTGTGAGTGTGCGCGCCGCTACCAATTTTTTTTAATAATTCTCTAAATTCTGCACTCATGATTAATTATTTAATATTCTAAGACTTGAAGGAAAACAAGAGGTTTAAACCCCTTGCCAAAAACCTACATATTTTGTTTGGCTGTTACTTTAAAATTCTATCTAGTTTTCTATCGCAATGCCTTTAAAGCTGATTGTGCATGAAATTTAACACTATTTTGTGCAGATTCTTCCATATATTTTAACTGATTAATGCTTTCTTTAATCTCTAATTTTTGCCATGTATAACAAAGATTTTGCCAGATTAATATATCATCTTTACGAGGGTAGTTATCTTCATAAAATTCAATGGTAATTCTCGCAATTTGAGCATATAATGCTTGATTATTTATTCTGCCAAAACTAGCAATTATTTCACTGATGATGGATTCTTTCACCAGAGATAATGCTTTCCCTAAACACTCGATACTAAAAGCAGTTTCTTGCCATGCCAGAGCTTGAATTAAACTCTTTTGTAATACGGTGGGAGTATAATCGCTGATTAAAGTAGTATAAAGGGCTAGGGTTGCTGAAGGGGTGGCAAAACGACTAAGGGAAAAACAGGCTTGTTGCGCTACATTGAGAGCGACATCATCAAGATAAGGGATAATTAGTTTAACGGGGGTTTCTGTGTCTTCAAAGCGCATTTGCCGAGTCAATCCCATAATAGCTTCTTGGCGCACTATACCGTTATAATCTCCTAAAGCGTGGATGAGGGCGCTGGTAATTTCGGGGCGATTAAAACCGCCTAATAGTGCCAGCGCCCCTCGCCGTACTTCTGGGTTATCATCGTTAATGATATTTAAGAGGGGAGAAATAATTTCTGGGTAGGTAACTTGGGCGAGAGCTTTAATTACTGAAAGGCGATATTGAGAGTTATTGAGGAGAGGTAAGAGGGGAAGTAATGCGTCTTTGCCTTGTTTCGCTAAGATTTCAGTAGCTAATATAATTAAATCGTCATCAATATTTTCTTGTAATAATTCACTAATAATTAGGGTAATTTGAGGATGTTTAAACTCACTTAATACTTTGAGGATATACCAGCGCCCATCACTATCAGTATTGCTATCAAATAATTTTTCAGCTAAAGGGATAATGACGGTTTCACCATACTTTACCAAAAATTTAGACATTGCCCAACGTTCTTCAAAATTTCCTGTCAATAATATCTCTATGGCGGGGTGAAGGGCGCTGGATTCCTCAGCAGGGAAAGGTGATTCTATCATTGAAGCGGTTTGATTAAGCATGAGGGATTATTTTTTTGTTGCGCATTTCTTCTGGCAGTTTAAGCAAATTATATCCAGTTTTTAGTAACTTTTATGACATTTTTACCTATCGTAAGCGAAAATTGCATCATTGTTCTGTTAGGTGCGCATCTAAAATCACGTTTTTTGTTTCTCGCCTCGATGCGCAAAGACGCAAAGAGAATCTTTGCGATAATCCAAAGTATACTTTAAGGAAATGAAAACTGCGGTAAATGTGTCTTAGTTTATTGAATTTTCGTGATCAAATTATAACTAGCAATAGCAAAAGGATTAATAATTTCATCGTCATTATTCACTACATTTTCTAAGAAATTGACTCTATTCTTGACTTTTAAATTAAAATCATTATTAATTATCAATTCTGTTTTTTCTCCTTCACATTCATATAAGCGCAAAATATACTCATTTTGATTATTTTCTGATTCTTTGAAGGCAATCACTATTAAATGATTCGAGTTGATAGTTAAGAAGGGAAGGGCGCTGGGCAAATCACCTATTTTCTCATGACAATTATCTTGAATAATTACCGATAGTGGTGTATTTAATTCATAGCCATGATGAATAGTTTTAGCACTTTTCCAATCTCCTTGATGGGGATATATAGCATAAGTAAAATAATGTAATCCTTGATCAGCAAAAGCATCGGGCCAATTTGGACTTCTCAACAAACTAAGTCTAATTTGATTAGGTTTAACATCATAACCATATTTACAATTATTCAGCAAACTAACTCCATAATTATTATCAGTTAAATTGAGCCAGTGGTGGGCGCATAATTCCCATTTTGCTTTTTCTTCAGCCTTTTGAGGATTAGTAGTATGACTCATAACAGCGCCCGTCGCCTCATAATTTACATTATCACTACTAAAATTTAGAGGAAAGTTTACTTTTAATAAAGTATATTTTTCTTGCCAATTAACTTTATTCTCGATATGTATAATCGCACTATTCACATTTAAAATATAACGCTGAGTAAAAGTAGAATTGTGATATATTTTAACCACTTCGATAACTTGTCTTAAATTGCCCTTTTCTAACCATTGAATTTTACTTAAACTAGGACTTTCTAGGGGAAACTGCTCATAATTAGGATCAATATTCCACGCATCCCAATATTGTCCTTGATCTTGAAATAATTGTAACTCATTCCCTTGTCCTTTGATAACTTCTCGATGATTAACTTTATCATAGATACTAATTAAATTCCCTGACTGGCTATCAATTACCGCTTTAATATAATCGTTTTCTAAACAAAAATCAGCTAAATTATTTAATAAATCATTGTTGACAGTCTGAATTGATTTAGGTATTGCCAGAAATCTTTTATAACCAATACTAGGGATATTTTCTGCTAAAAATAAAAATTGCTTGTCACTAGATACCTGAGTAGTTAATAAATTACCTTCACTATCATAAATATCATAATCAATACTATCTAAATTAACGGCGACTAATTCCGTGCGCAACCAATTTAAACTATTAAAAATAACAATCTCTTTACTACCTAAATCTGATGAATGATGAGGTGCTAAATATCGAGTAATACTAGACAAACAAACTGATAAAATCTTTTTTGTTTCTTTTATAACTTCCTGCCAATATTTATTTGCATCTGTAAAAACTTCCGTAATTGATGTGCCGGGCAAAATATCATGAAATTGATTTAATAATACTTTTTGCCATAATAGCTCTATATTTTCTTGTTTAGAACCTAAACTGTCATCATTAATATTATATTTTTTAGCTAATAAATGATTAATTGATAAAAATAATTCCGCTTGATAAAGTAACCTTTCACAATAGCGATTAAAATATTTTTGATCGCCATGGGTAGTATAACAACCCCGATGTAACTCCAAGTATAAATCTTGATGCCAAACGGGTAATTTTTCAGGGAAATAAGAGCTAATTTTATCCAAATAGTCTTCAGCCGTAGTAAAGTTAACTTGAGGAAAAAAAGGTGACTCATCATAACGTTTCACTACTTCTAACATATCACGAGTCGGACCACCGCCATGATCTCCCACTCCCGGCAACCAAAAAATATCTTTTAATCCTGTTTGTTTTTCCCAATTAATACTGTAATCTGTCATGGTGTCAGGGTTAGTATCCATTACTCCAGCAACGTTAGGGGGTGACATTGCCGTAAAAATACGACTACCATCCGGAGATTCCCACCAAAAACAACCATAGGGAAATTTATTGGTGTCATTCCAGTGTAATTTACCAGTAACGAAATATTTTATTTCTCCTTGTAATAAAATTTGTGGTAGTTGTGCTGGAAATCCAAAACTATCTGGTAACCATGCGACTTTGTTATATTTACCAAACTTATTTAAAAAATATTTTTGACCATATAATAATTGTCTTGCTAAAGATTCTATACTAATCAAATTTACTTCAGGTTCAACCCACATTCCTCCTAAAATTTCCCATTTTCTTTCTTGTACTCTTGATTGAATTTGCTGCAATAAGACTTGATTATGACTTTCTAACCATTGATATAGATAAGCAGTGGTATGTCCAAAAGTTAGTTGATTATATTCTTTTTGTAGGTTTAAAACTGAGGTGAAAGTGCGCCCTCCAACCTGATATGTTTCTTCTAAAGTCCACAACCAAGCCATATCTAAATGGGCATGACCTAATAAATAAAACTTTCTTTTTTTAATAGTATTACTTAAATTTAATAAGTTATTTCTTAGGCTAATTAATTCTTGATTAAATGCTAATTGTTGATTAACTTTTTGCCAATTTAAGTTATTAAGAGATGTAATTAAATTATCTTTTTCTTCTTGATTAAAATATTCATAATATTTAGCTAAAATATTTAATTCTTGAGCGACAAAACTAGGATCAATTTGGTTATACTCACTTTCATAAAGACAACGAGAAACCATCAAACCACCAATATCATGACTAGGACTAATTAAGCGTAAACTGATAATATATTCTTGATTTGGTTGAATATTATTAGCTACTAATACTCGACTAGAGGAATCAAATAAATCCCCCTCACAAACTTTAGTTTCATTGATAAATACTTCGGCGGAGTGCGCCCACCATGTTAGCATTACTCTGAGATTTAAACCCTCTAAAGGATAATCATTTAAAGCGTGGGGAATCATAATTTTTTGAGCAAACCATCTCACTTTATTACCTTTTGACCAAATTAAATAATTTTTTTCATTGGGAATTGCTTTTTGCCAATTTTGCTCAATTTTTGTAGGAGGATTGATTAACTTTTCATCAGTGAAATACCAATCAAGTTTAATATCTAATTCTGTTAAAGATTTGAGGTGCGCTATGGTGTCTTGAATTTTCATTGATGATAAGATAACTAGGTGGTGCTGATAAAGTGGAGTCGTGAAGGGAATTTAGAATGTAGAATGTAGAATTTAGAATTTTTGATTGGGATGGAAAAAATACAGTATTTTTAAAGAATAAAGCCATTTTTACACTTTGTCGTGTTTGTAATATGTTTAATTCTTTTGTTTTTCACGGGTTTTGAATTATTCCGCAGACTTTAATTAGTTCATTTTTTTTGATAAAGCGACATTAACATCAACTTGGATAGTGCTAGAATTCGTCGTTATCGAAGTCATTGCTATTGCTATTATTGATTGTAATAGTTTCTCAGTATCGTTATCTAAGTCATCAAAAATGCTGGGGTTAATGTCTATCATCAAATTAACACTTTTTTGTAAGTCAAAATAAACATAACCATAGTTGTTTTTAGGCAAAGTTGCTGTTGTTAATTTAAAAGTAGCACTTTCAGCTAAAGAATTACTGCTACTGGAAGTATTTATTAAGTTAGTATTTTCACTAAAATTCAATAATAAAGATTGATCATTTTCTCAACCGTAAGACATTATTTCCCGATTAAAAGTCTGCAATGTCGTGACATCTATTCCTTCGATATTAGTTTGATTAATTTCCAATAAAGAAATTGATTTTGCAATATTTTCTAAACGCTTAATTGTTTTTTCTGCTAAGTTTTTATCACTGGTTTCTACAATTAGTTTTCCTCTAATTCCCGTATCAGCAAAAGGGTTATTTTCATCAAGGGATAAACTAAAGATAAATTCCCCGTCTAACCAGCTAAAAACATCGTTACTTAAATCTAAGTTTAACACAGTTTTCAGGAATGACTTTATTTGTTCAATTTCAGGAGATAATTCAGGAATTGTCTCTCCATTATTTTCTATTTCTTGCCATAGTTTATCAATGCCAATACCTTCAATCATAAAAATAGTGTCATCGGGAATTTTTTTAACTAAGTTATTACTAGAAGTTTTAATATCTATATAGGGTTGATTGAGATTAATTAACGTGCGAAAATTTAAGCCATGATTTTCAATATTCACATTGATTATAGCTGAATTAATAGGAGTTTCAGGAATATCATTTTCATTCAAACCAACTGAGTTTCTAGCAATATTAACCAATATTTCCCGATAGTCAAGCAAGTGAATTTGCACAAATGGATCGGGTGTTTGTAATTTTTTGATAATGCCTGGACTCAATTTTTTTTGTTTTGCTAGAGAGTTTTTTGTTTTATATGTTGTGATAATTTGCTGAACACCAAATTCACTCTCTCCTACGACTAAATAGTTATCAAAAAATGTTAACCAATAAGAAGTATTGTCAGCAGAAGTTATTTGATATAAAGTAACATCAAGATGTTTTGTTTCTACAACTTGACTAGCGCCCTCCTTTCTTAATTTATCGAAAAAGTTTTTAGCCTTTAATTTATTTTTAATACCGCCAATAAAAACAGGTTTATAATCTAAACCTGTTTCACCACCGGGTAACATGGTAATCATCATTCCCCCTAACCAAGGTTCGATTTCTTGTTGATAGTTAATATCGTTATTCTTCGGGTCAATTTCTGATGGTAATTCCAGCCAATCTTCTCTGTTACTAGCTAATTCAAATTATGATAGTTGTTGCCAATTTGCTGAATCAGTGTTGATAAAAGCGGTGAGAGGGGCGCTGGGAGGAAGGATTTCTAAACCACTGAAAGGAGTTAATTTTTCTCCCAGTAATTTACTTTTTCCATAATAGAAACCCAGCGCCCCTCCTCCTATAATAACCAGAGGAAAAATTATCCATCCCCAACCTTTTTTCTGTTGTTTGTTTTGTGCCACGATTAATTAAGAGTAATTTCATACCTTAATTTTATCCAAAATTAATGGCTATAAATAGACTTTAACAATTAAATAAGTATTAAATTTAAAAGTAATTAATTTAGCTGTTGGTTGTTGAAGTTTCTTCAGTATTTTTAGCAGAAAAACCCCAAGTAAAAATAGCAAGAATGGTAATAATCATCACCCACTCTGGAGGGACAAAATCTGGCATTGCTACCTTTAAAATTAATCTAGCGCCCACCAAACCAACAGTAATGAAACCGGCATCTTCAAG
It encodes:
- a CDS encoding ArsJ-associated glyceraldehyde-3-phosphate dehydrogenase, whose product is MAIRVGINGFGRIGRLAMRAGWGNPAIEFVHINEIKGGAVTGAHLLTYDSVHGKWDRKIDVEGEKMTIEGQEITYSEFSTPQEVPWADYGVDIVIESSGKFRTPETLNPYFDCGVKKVVVAAPVKENAFNVVVGVNDHLYDPDKDHILTAASCTTNCLAPIVKVIQEGLGIKHGAITTIHDVTNTQIVVDAPHKDLRRARSCLESLVPTTTGSATAIAMIYPELKGKINGLAVRVPLLNASLTDCVFEVNRPTTVEEVNKMLKEASNKEPLKDILGYEELPLVSVDYKDDPRSSIVDALSTMVIDETQVKILAWYDNEWGYSNRLVELVAKIASSL
- a CDS encoding anthranilate phosphoribosyltransferase family protein — protein: MSAEFRELLKKIGSGAHTHKDLTREEAYEATEMMLRGIATPAQIGAFLIAHRIKRPTGEELAGMLDAYMDLGSKLSPLTATNQPLTILGIPYDGRSRSAPISPITALMLACCDVPVLMHGGARMPTKYGITLAEIWQYLGIDFTLLSLTQIEDLLNQTNLGFLYLPTHFPLAHSLVKYRDEIGKRPPLATLELIWQPYLGNTKLIAGYVHPPTENMVRRALELRGIKSFTMIKGLEGSGDLKLSQTTIIGVNSEDNYQYLKLNSHEFNLSHHDVSLGSDAEYYQELTKLINGEKSSLFDSAIWNGAFYLWHSALTKDLATGIDLSKSLLSSGQIREKIAQIKSFL
- a CDS encoding HEAT repeat domain-containing protein, giving the protein MLNQTASMIESPFPAEESSALHPAIEILLTGNFEERWAMSKFLVKYGETVIIPLAEKLFDSNTDSDGRWYILKVLSEFKHPQITLIISELLQENIDDDLIILATEILAKQGKDALLPLLPLLNNSQYRLSVIKALAQVTYPEIISPLLNIINDDNPEVRRGALALLGGFNRPEITSALIHALGDYNGIVRQEAIMGLTRQMRFEDTETPVKLIIPYLDDVALNVAQQACFSLSRFATPSATLALYTTLISDYTPTVLQKSLIQALAWQETAFSIECLGKALSLVKESIISEIIASFGRINNQALYAQIARITIEFYEDNYPRKDDILIWQNLCYTWQKLEIKESINQLKYMEESAQNSVKFHAQSALKALR
- a CDS encoding alpha-mannosidase — its product is MKIQDTIAHLKSLTELDIKLDWYFTDEKLINPPTKIEQNWQKAIPNEKNYLIWSKGNKVRWFAQKIMIPHALNDYPLEGLNLRVMLTWWAHSAEVFINETKVCEGDLFDSSSRVLVANNIQPNQEYIISLRLISPSHDIGGLMVSRCLYESEYNQIDPSFVAQELNILAKYYEYFNQEEKDNLITSLNNLNWQKVNQQLAFNQELISLRNNLLNLSNTIKKRKFYLLGHAHLDMAWLWTLEETYQVGGRTFTSVLNLQKEYNQLTFGHTTAYLYQWLESHNQVLLQQIQSRVQERKWEILGGMWVEPEVNLISIESLARQLLYGQKYFLNKFGKYNKVAWLPDSFGFPAQLPQILLQGEIKYFVTGKLHWNDTNKFPYGCFWWESPDGSRIFTAMSPPNVAGVMDTNPDTMTDYSINWEKQTGLKDIFWLPGVGDHGGGPTRDMLEVVKRYDESPFFPQVNFTTAEDYLDKISSYFPEKLPVWHQDLYLELHRGCYTTHGDQKYFNRYCERLLYQAELFLSINHLLAKKYNINDDSLGSKQENIELLWQKVLLNQFHDILPGTSITEVFTDANKYWQEVIKETKKILSVCLSSITRYLAPHHSSDLGSKEIVIFNSLNWLRTELVAVNLDSIDYDIYDSEGNLLTTQVSSDKQFLFLAENIPSIGYKRFLAIPKSIQTVNNDLLNNLADFCLENDYIKAVIDSQSGNLISIYDKVNHREVIKGQGNELQLFQDQGQYWDAWNIDPNYEQFPLESPSLSKIQWLEKGNLRQVIEVVKIYHNSTFTQRYILNVNSAIIHIENKVNWQEKYTLLKVNFPLNFSSDNVNYEATGAVMSHTTNPQKAEEKAKWELCAHHWLNLTDNNYGVSLLNNCKYGYDVKPNQIRLSLLRSPNWPDAFADQGLHYFTYAIYPHQGDWKSAKTIHHGYELNTPLSVIIQDNCHEKIGDLPSALPFLTINSNHLIVIAFKESENNQNEYILRLYECEGEKTELIINNDFNLKVKNRVNFLENVVNNDDEIINPFAIASYNLITKIQ
- a CDS encoding DUF3352 domain-containing protein translates to MNFSENTNLINTSSSSNSLAESATFKLTTATLPKNNYGYVYFDLQKSVNLMIDINPSIFDDLDNDTEKLLQSIIAIAMTSITTNSSTIQVDVNVALSKKMN
- a CDS encoding DUF3352 domain-containing protein, which encodes MELPSEIDPKNNDINYQQEIEPWLGGMMITMLPGGETGLDYKPVFIGGIKNKLKAKNFFDKLRKEGASQVVETKHLDVTLYQITSADNTSYWLTFFDNYLVVGESEFGVQQIITTYKTKNSLAKQKKLSPGIIKKLQTPDPFVQIHLLDYREILVNIARNSVGLNENDIPETPINSAIINVNIENHGLNFRTLINLNQPYIDIKTSSNNLVKKIPDDTIFMIEGIGIDKLWQEIENNGETIPELSPEIEQIKSFLKTVLNLDLSNDVFSWLDGEFIFSLSLDENNPFADTGIRGKLIVETSDKNLAEKTIKRLENIAKSISLLEINQTNIEGIDVTTLQTFNREIMSYG